The Daphnia carinata strain CSIRO-1 chromosome 1, CSIRO_AGI_Dcar_HiC_V3, whole genome shotgun sequence sequence CCCTCAGCCAACCGCCTCAcctgcttttattttctatttatttttgtccTCTTCCTTCGTCTTGCCTTTCGGTCCTTTTTAAGTTGTTTGCCGTTGCCAAAGCCGACCCTCATCTCCTGTCTTTatctctttctattttttgatttttcttttcacgaaattttcattttgtaaagaaaaaataaataaaataaaaagagttgGACATGCCAACCGTTCGTTGCAAGAAGGGGGTTTTACAAGACATGATCGTCTTCAAGCTGTCGGGCGTGACCGCTCACGCAGGTTCAAAAAAATACAGAAGGAAATGGCGGAAAATTGCACAACGCAAGTGAAAGGGAAAAGAAcgcgggcaaaaaaaaaaaagcattttggGCGGCCGGACGtgcaaagaaattcaaatgatgACACAGTCCCAGTTCAGAAATCGAATTTTAATGGCTCTTGTTATACattgaaaagaagagagaTTGGCAGTTGGCATTTTTCAACTCCTTCTGCGACATTGGGCTTGTTTGAATCATAATAACAGCTTGCGTCCTAAAGCTTATGCGCTAGTTTGTTATTAGCGTGTGAGCAGCGATTAAGAGCCGATTGTTTGTAGAGGCTCAGGGTCACACGAAATACGGTGCGGCCTCTTCCTACGTCACTGCGCGTACGAGACAAGCATCCACTTCAACACAAGGAcgacatttgaattttgattttttttttttttttgggggggggggggggggatgtgtGACAGCTGAATAACTCCCGAAAGTCCCAGCTGTTTTATGCAGAATTTTAAGAAAGATGTCACGAGTCGGACGGCGATCGTTTTTCACAAGTTTTCCTCAATTGATTAAAGCGACACGGTCTGGCAAATTCTcgtgaaaaaaagggatgggGGGAGTTTAGAACAGGTAGAGACGAATGTGAAGGTTAAAAAGAGGCTGCTGTACCTTGTAGGTGGACTTTGTGTACAGGTTGCGATGAGGAGGATAGGGCAATCAATCaacgttttaaaaagaatgacTTTCGTGCTGGTGGAAATTCCACTTCCCCCACACGTAATCATGTCTGCTGGGGCGAGATTGCAGACACTTCAAAGTGTTTATAACGAGCCCGACCTAAACAGattacgtgtgtgtgtgcctcaTTGGAATTTAAAACAATCAGTCTCTCTCCCCCATTCACCTGTATTACGTAGAAATAATGATCTTGAATCAACTTCAACACGAAAATGAGGAtggaagagagggggggggggtgaagaAAAGGAGGTCAGGTTCGAAAGCATTTGACTTCAGGCCAGGGCAACGGTTTATTTTATTGTGAATAAAAGTTTagaatttctctttcaatCCCTTAATTTTTGTGCGTGTATTTCTATTCGTTCGTGCGCATCTCCATAATATTCGAGTGTGTGCCACTAGGGCACTGGCACCAGTAGGGGGAGAGAGTGGAATGCGACATCGTCATCCATCAATTTGTTAATTCGTCTTATAAAATAGCATTGATGTCAGATCGTTGGTTTTctatcgttttgtttgttgacataaaaacgtaaaaattgaatgactcaatagaaaaacaaatctctTCGCAACAGTTGCCTTTCCCTCATTCCTCATTTCTTATACGACCCGCCGGGGTCTTTTGTTGCGTGCGTTCAGTCAAGACGACCACTGTTCGCAAGTTTGCGTAATCCTTTATTTggcaaaattcaaatgaaactgAAAAGTAAATTTTCGTGAgccaaaattcatttaaaatcatttcccattttatttgaaaatattgcgTTCAATGGGGAAGCGACTTCACGATAAAAGGTCAACGCGTCACATGAATGTAATCAGCCGTTGAATCACAAACGGTAAGCGTAACATCAGAAACCAGAAAACATCACGAAGGAACGAAGATCTAAtggaaatgaattaaaaaccTGCTTAACCTCGACGTCTGATTCCATCTCTTTTTAACTCTCTCTGGTCTCTCCAGCTGGTTTGGTCCAGGGTCGTCCTTGAGTCATCATTggccgttaaaaaaaaaaaaaggagatgcgCTCCCGCGACCTCGTCGCGTATAATTACCATAAAtcttcccttattttttttttttgttttgttttgttttcaaataaacgAATTTCATCTTTGAAAggggaaattttatttctcattGTACGCCTCCTCGAATGGCGACTGTTTGAAAATGCGCAGTCGAGTTGCAGACGTGCGTGCCAATCGTCTCGGAACCGTTCGCATTTCGGGACGTCTTTGCAGTTATGGTTGAATgacgtcgtttctttttttcttaaaatacgcacacaaaagaaagagaaaaacatcgGCCGCGTATAATGATAATAATGTGCtatcgtcttctttttctaaacgCGGTCGGTCGTCAACTCTCTCAGCTCACGAGCCGTCTGCGGGTTAGCGGCGGGAAATCCACCAAGTATTAGGGTCAAacataaaaagggaaatggccAACAGTTTAagcattttctttctatatttCTGTCTCATTTTCTACCGTTTCTAAAGCTTCAAAAACGAATGGATCGTGTTAAACGTTGGGATCGAATTCAAACTTGGGAAAATGTTAAAGGCACTATACCAATAGCAACTCGCTAGGATTAGGGATACGGGATATTTACAATTATAAATCCAATGAATCGCACCAAGTTGCATCATTCTTTTATgtgtaaaaaaacattttttatttataggcACACACACGAATATTTTGATTGGTTTTCATTATGGCATTGTCAAGAggtgttttgtttcatttacaGAAGACCAGCTGCCTTCAAATCAGCCAAAAGCTTGACGACATGGTCGGGAGTAGGGGGAGGAGTTGGCAAATGGTCACCGCTTGGCTGGAAACCGTTCTCATCGGCAACCCAGTTGACGGTGAGGACAACACCATCGGGAGTAGTGAAAGAGTAAGATCCTTTGGAGACGGTTCCAATGTCTTCTGGCTTAGGTCCAACTTGTTTCTGGCTGCCACTCTCCTGCACTTTAGTGCCATCAGCGCTTACGAAACTGCacataattaataaaataagtACATTAGGAAACATGTTGCGAGACAAGTCGATCCAAAACGTTACTCGAAAGAATAGCTGCCATCCGCGTTCATTTCGCTGTTGGATGAGATGATTTCGATGGGTTTCTTTTCGTCATCGAGTTTAGCCGGTGCAGCAGCAGCGACAGCAACCAAAGCGATCAATACCAActgttaaaaacaaatcaacatttgtttcatttcccAAACACTGCACAAGTTTAAATGTTACCAAAAACTTACGAATTTCATgatgattgttgttgtttggagAGGTGGATATTTCTCGGAGATGAGAATGTTTGTGTGTGACTTGAATCGGCTGATGGTTCGCTTTATATACACGTCTGTCTGCATCTGATCAAGTCTCTCTCTGTCTGTaccaagccaaaaaaaaaaaaaaaaaaaaaaatcacacgaATTCCACGTTGTGGGTGGGAGTTGGCCTCTTcttcgattttttgttttgttttgttttcgaaatctTCTTCACCTTCTTTATGCGAGTTGCTCTTGTGCCAGAAAGGCAATCGACACACATACCATTCGTTTcggaaatttctttcttttcgcttttcgcttttcgcttttttgtttttttatgatcGTGTCTTTGAGGTGTGTATTATATGCACATACACGTGTGTGTGGTGGGGCAgggttacaaaaaaaaaactaatccTCAAACTATTaaccaagagaaaaaaaaaaaaaaaaaaaggccggagaaagacatttttctgctttggttcttcttctttctatcCTTTTCttggaaagagagaggaaCAACATCAACCGTTGCCATTCGGTTTCACGTTTCTTCACGGTGCGGCACGTGATCACCTCTCTCGCCATCCCTCGTTATAGGCCAAATAGGCAATCAAAACAGCACATATGCAGacagagaagagagagaggggagagaCTCCTCTTCTCCCTACCTGAGGGCAATCATCAACACCATCCAGGGTCAACTGTGGCCTGTCcacttttactttttcttcttcttgttatttattgcgtgtattattattactattctATGcatcactctctctctctctctctctctctctctctctcgtatGTTCATTTCAACTATTTTAACCGATACCATTGCCAACTGGTTAGATGAGGCGCCATTGACTTCatatttatctttaaaaatgCGCCTCTATCGATTTATCCTTGGCGTTTCAAgtataattgaaaaaaaaaaggaggtctTCTTCCTGGATTGTGTATAATAAATGATAGATGCCGCCTGTACatgttttttggtttaaagGAGTGCTGCGTGAACGTCTTCCTTAGCGCATCCCGCACAGGTAAACCATTCGCTACTAACCTTGAATAATCGTAAAAGATGTGAAAGGCAATGCACGCGGGGATACATCATTTAAACATATTCACTTCCCACTCGTTGATTTTTCCACCAGgagttgcaaaaaaaaaacaaaaaaaaacgcgtgaACATTGGAATACAATTGAGCTTTTAACCTTGACTACCGATTCCATCTTGTTACCATACGATGAGAAGAGTCGGTATTATAGACATTTGCAAATGTAAAATCCATGCGAACTTTGTTCAGGATTAAGAGTTAAACTCTTCTTGATTACTATCGCTGGTAACGAGATGACTATCGAAAAGCGATTGACGAGACAGGCCTGACCATTTAAGATGACGACAATCTCATTGGTCACATTGAATTACCCCCTCAGTCTTCTTaggatttgtttttaaagacgTGTTTCTAATCGGTGTATAATCAGGAAGAATTTATTAGCCTCTTCGCATTCGACAACGCGCATTGATACCCATCTATTTAGCCAATGAACTGATAACTTTGCCCGAACTTGATAGATTTTTATCTTCTCCTTATTAATGGACTTATAAGCAGCGTTTAAAACATTCATTAATTAAACAGACGTTTTGCCTAAATCTCTTAGTGTCGTAGAGTCCTCGGTTACGTAACTTTGAAAGTTGCATAAACCTGACCATATATGGGATACCTATCGATATGGGACTGCTGACGTGAGTCGTTGGACTCAAAAACAGTGTcaacaaaaatgaacgaaaagaaaataaagccGAAGTGCTTTCCATTTCCGCGTCCgtccccaaaaaaaaaaaatgccggcTCGCTTTACACAacaaatacctttttttttttctcttcctctttcttGTTCAATTTTCCAACAAGTCTATACGACCACTTTCTCTTAACCGCACAAAAGCCACTCCATTTCCTTATGCGTGATTGGCTCCTGCAGGGTAAAACGTAAACCCAAAAccattttcaataaaaaactATCGACACGTACGATCGCGGATATCTTCTTCGTTTAGGTgggagggaaaacaaaagaagattgtCGTGGACGATATGCACACATTTGCTCTTCTGGTATACTACATCGAGTGACTGGCGAATGCGTTCCGTATACGTATGtaagaaattgaatttcaaagCAGCACGCAGGCGGATGTAGACTGTCGTTCAAGCATCGAGTGAAGGGGATGtctatacttgtattcaacaTTTCACCATGTGTATGTACACCTTGCACGGCCTTGACGGCTGCACCTTCTTCACGGATGCGCCTTTTATTGTGTTTGCTATATATTTCAAGAACAGTATATTGAAGAACATTTCATAATCGGTCCTCTAATTCGAGTTGTTGCGGTGCAGGTACCCGTTTCTAATTGACGTTTGAACGTTTTGTGGCGGCgctattgaaattttcaaCGGCCAAACAAACCGTATCGAATGCGTTTCCTCAaatttcatgattttcttAACGAAGCGGTTAACATTCCCTTCACGTTTAAATACGCATGCTTGTTTAGACGCCGTTCTTCGTGATACGATGGGCTTTGACATCAGAAATAATTCTGCCTTCACCAACGAAATTATAATTTGcccagaaaataaaaagtgaatgaaaaaaattcagcacAATGTACTTATAATTTTCGTGATTCCCTCTTTTTTGTCTGCATTCAACAACagattataataaaaaaaaaaaaaaaatttagaggACATGTTGAATAAGAGaaaggtgttttttttctgggggggggggggggacgcgATAAGAAATTGAAGGCATACTTCTCAACAAGTAGCATCTTCAAGGACGTAAGACATTTCATGTGTAGAGGTGCATCAACGAGTTTCTTCTTCGACACTAGCGGCCGATTAGGCAGTGCATTTATCTCCTCCGCGCTAAATTGTGAGAGTCAAAACGGGCAATAGCGGCAACGTCACACACAACTTTTACTTTGGTGTGTCATTTTATGTGCCGCTATGTGTGTACGTATACTACAGCCTTATGTGTCTGTAAACATCCTCGGCCCTCAAGGCAACGATGTCTTGATGACTTTTgaatttcccccttttttctttcttttacctttGATGGAAAGGAGAAAATCGAAAGTTGTGGACGGCCTTGGGCCGTCGAGCACCTGGACTGTGtgcacacgttttttttttcttctcgtcaTATCGTCAATTTTTTCTGTcggcttttttatttttacgatcCGTCACGTAGCGGAAAGGTTCCCACACAACGACCTGTACGTGTATATTCAtattgattttccctttttctcttacTGGCAAtcatttgttattattttccaACGTTTATGGCAGAAAataacacagacacacaaaatgGGACATGAATAACGCGAGTGCCCATCATTTTTGATTTGTCACACTTCCATCTCGTTTATTTCCGTTTGTTATCCAAGGATATCACTATAATAGGAGGCCTAAGATTACGTCATCGATTATTATTagtccttttgtttgttttccgttttcattctgtttttttttttttttttgttttttttttagtataaGAAAATTGTATACAAAGGGAAGGATGGGCCaaaaatggttttgttttgtttcgattttgaaagaattgggcaaaaaacattttttttatttacgaaGACCAAGTCTTTGATCGAGGAGTCCGAGCATGAGGAGCTTCTGTTTGGTGCTCATACCGGCGGCGCGGGCCTCGTCGGCGGCGTTGGTGCGGGCGATAATAGCCAAGGCGCGCTTGATGGCCGGCGACGGCTCcggggcgacgggcaagtggGCTCCCTGCGGCTGGAACCCGTTCTCGTCGGCGACGAAGGTCAGGGCGATTTTCTCGCCTTCCGGAGAGCTGTAGGACCAGGAGCCGCGGGAAGTGGCTCCCGATTCCTCGCCGATCTGTTTCTGGGCTCCTTCCTCTTCGCGTGTCACGCCATCGGCCGTTTCGAAcctgttttttaaaatcatttttaaaggtGAAAATTCGTTAAGAGATTATACATTTGATGAACTTACTTGAATTTGTAACTGCCATCCAAGTTGGGTCCTTCGCTCTCGGATGTGATGATTTCAACGGGCGGTTTGACCGCATCCTGCGGCATGGCGGCCACTACGCCGATCAAAACTGCTAAAACAAATACCTGCGTGTGTTTGCGTCGTACGAAAATCAAAAAGTCGGTTGAACTCTCCATTTTTAAAACGATAAAtaattttcaagaaaaggtAGAAACGATGAGACGGAACTCACCTTCATTGTGCGGATGCTTGTGATGATGTGCGACGCTCGCTTGTTGTCTACCTGCCGTTTTATACATTCCGGAAAAAATGGTGGGCGCCTCCTTGAGAGTGCCTTCGTGagtctctatttttttttttttttttttttttttatctctctctctctctgttgcctGCCTGTTTACTGGAGAGGAAGGAACCAACCaacagaaaacagaaaaaatcgATTTTCCCTCAAGGACTGCCTTCTCTTTCTTGTGAACACATTTCATCACCTGGTCGTCCTCCACTTTATCCTCCAccccctctttctctttcaactATTCCTTTCTATACACGACGCTTCTTCTTCACAACAAAAACTCTCCATTTcgcttgagaaaaaaaaaaaaaagaagaagaagagaacgaTGAGCGATGGCGTGTCTCCATATCTCCCTCGCGTACAAGCGTGATAATGTACctggttcttttcttttttctggtTCGCATCGTTTCGTCGgcaatgcttttttttacctgcCCATTTCTCAACATTCCGTCGTCATGTCTCCCCCTTgaggtttttttatttctcaagtATTGTAATGGTTCATTGATGGATAGCATTTATATGGAACCTTCCAtgttcttaatttttttaaggttttagACTAGCGTGATTCGAATACTTTTTTGATGAATACGACCAGAATCTTGGAACACGaacctttctctttccttttctttttttttttttttttttgttttaagattCATTTAGTTTATTTGCAATTTCAATGCATTGTACGTAACTATGCATATCCGGGATCTGGTTCTGTGCACAGTACAAGGTAAAACCctcgaaggaaaaaaaactataaaattACACATTTGCATTTTATTGTACCGGCCAATTCTGATATCCTGCTAAGATTAATACGATGACTGGAGGGCTGAGTTAATTTACCGCACGTGATCCATCAGCGCCGACAAGCTGACGATCGAGGCTGATCATTCGTTTTATTACACACAGTATGCAACACACATTAACAGTATTTTGGAATTTAATTAAAGATGGAGGCCGGCGAAAAATGACCTAATCGCTAGCGTTTTGATGTCCAAATAGGACCTAAATATGTGATGTGATAGTTTCACTTTTGGATCAAAAACAGTTATTATATGACACTGTCATCGTCAGATGCCTCACGAAACATCAATTTCGCTTAAAGACATTAGGAACTCTTTTCCCCATGTGCGGCCTTTGAAATGAACAAGAAAGTCGGAAAAGAGAAATCTTTTAAAGTCAATAGACGGCTGGTTTATGCAAGGCGCGTTGGAGCTATACTGGAActgaaaggcaaaaaaagaagaatttgcCAGTGTGGTTTCACTTGGTTCGGCACCGTGCGAATATGGCATGCCAATtgtgaggaagaaaaaaaggaaaatgcttTGACTTTAACCGAAATAGAAGGACTAACATAAGCGCCGTTAATGGTCATGCCTTTGCGAGCAGAGCCCCTCTTCGTTTCTCtacgtatttcttttgttgtcgaTTTCAGGTTATCACACTTTCACCTACGTCCGCGTGCGTGTAATAACACCGTCCGCACATACAAACCATTCCTTGCTTATATATCACATGCACGCATCATCTTGTGTTCAGCCTATGTTATTAGCAATCGTTGGTCCAAGACAAACAATAAGGGAACTGGCCGGTTGAGGTATTTGTATTCTGCGTACGCTTGCAAAATGAATAAGGAtcgcgaaaagaaaaatggcagaCATGATGTCTCTGCCGGTCAGAAGATGATGGTCGCCACGCCCCAGGGTCTACGCCCCTTTAACAgcctttttcaaaaagctCATGACTGAAAGCTGTAATGGCTAATAACGTACCACGTATTGCACATAAGAAAGTCTATAGATGCACGCAGATATTGGCTTATTTCGTCATGACTCCATTTCTCGTTATAAACAACTTCGATCTTCAATCGGCAAGTTTCCGTCTGATCGATGTCTTATCGATTTGCTTCTGCTCTTACACTCTTACATAGTTCGACATAATGATGGCAAGGATATTCCGTATCAGTAGCCTACCTATATATCGACAGCCCACCGTTAAAGAACTGGAACTCTTGGGCTTCCGGTTGTTGGTCAACCGCGTTCGTGATTTGGTTTTGcccattcatttgttttgaactgGAGGTTGTACCGGATTAGTATATGATATGAAAATTCCTATAAAACGTAACCCTATGTGAtggttacaaaaaaaaaatgaaagtctcAAATGCGCATCTCCTCGACCTGTACATCGATTCCATCTaaccaagaaaaataaaacggggTCAAATGGTTTGGAATTCACGAATCTACCCCCGGACAAGGAGGTTGTAATGACTGGGTGGAACACttaacaattcattttttcaaaaaacatttcgcAGAAGacctacgaaaa is a genomic window containing:
- the LOC130691594 gene encoding cuticle protein CP14.6-like; the encoded protein is MKVFVLAVLIGVVAAMPQDAVKPPVEIITSESEGPNLDGSYKFKFETADGVTREEEGAQKQIGEESGATSRGSWSYSSPEGEKIALTFVADENGFQPQGAHLPVAPEPSPAIKRALAIIARTNAADEARAAGMSTKQKLLMLGLLDQRLGLRK
- the LOC130691591 gene encoding endocuticle structural glycoprotein SgAbd-3-like — encoded protein: MQTDVYIKRTISRFKSHTNILISEKYPPLQTTTIIMKFLVLIALVAVAAAAPAKLDDEKKPIEIISSNSEMNADGSYSFDFVSADGTKVQESGSQKQVGPKPEDIGTVSKGSYSFTTPDGVVLTVNWVADENGFQPSGDHLPTPPPTPDHVVKLLADLKAAGLL